One window of Aspergillus oryzae RIB40 DNA, chromosome 3 genomic DNA carries:
- a CDS encoding glutaminyl-peptide cyclotransferase family protein (glutaminyl cyclase), with translation MSSANSGLFRPLLTIGVALLYFLLAGQAYEEVSDNTLNALPRPNNDFDIHNGALLAPILRPRVSGTAGSAAVLEHFADFFRTTLPSWNIQFQNSTSTTPVSKGKEVPFVNLIASRDPPWAAPGDVGRLTLVAHYDSKYSPEGFIGAIDSAAPCAMLMHSMRSIDSALTKKWEKMQAEGNADSLEEQKGIQVIFLDGEEAFKVWTATDSLYGARSLAEHWDSEVNPAMSTYKTPLSSISLFVLLDLLGSKSPTIQSYFSTTHWAYKKLAQLEKRFRDLKQFKSSVDSSHPAWFIDMSKSEHDITTFLGIQDDHLPFLERGVEILHLIDAHPAKGFPLVWHNEKGVPDDGEHLDLATVEDWSMLITAFAAEWMELEGFMPQPIGEAPPAKNADRLNKKTEL, from the coding sequence ATGTCTTCTGCTAACAGTGGCCTTTTCCGCCCTTTGCTTACGATAGGCGTTGCACTCTTGTACTTCTTGCTTGCTGGCCAAGCGTACGAGGAAGTCTCCGATAACACATTGAATGCCCTTCCTCGTCCGAATAATGACTTCGACATCCATAATGGAGCACTATTAGCGCCTATTCTAAGGCCTCGAGTCTCCGGAACGGCGGGCTCTGCAGCCGTCCTCGAGCACTTTGCGGACTTCTTCCGCACGACCCTCCCAAGCTGGAATATCCAATTCCAGAACTCCACGTCGACAACTCCTGTAtcgaaaggaaaggaggttCCCTTCGTGAATCTCATTGCGTCTCGTGACCCTCCGTGGGCAGCCCCAGGCGACGTTGGAAGGCTTACACTCGTTGCGCATTATGACAGTAAATACTCGCCGGAGGGTTTCATCGGGGCAATTGATAGCGCCGCCCCTTGCGCAATGCTTATGCACTCCATGAGGAGCATTGATTCAGCCTTGACAaagaagtgggagaagatgcaagCAGAGGGCAACGCCGACTCGTTGGAGGAGCAAAAGGGCATCCAAGTCATCTTcttggatggagaggaggcaTTCAAAGTATGGACTGCAACTGATTCGCTGTACGGGGCTCGTTCGCTGGCCGAGCATTGGGATTCGGAGGTAAACCCTGCTATGTCAACGTACAAGACCCCTTTGTCTTCTATATCCCTGTTCGTACTTTTGGATCTCCTCGGCTCTAAAAGTCCAACTATCCAGTCCTACTTCTCAACTACGCATTGGGCATATAAGAAGCTGGCTCAACTTGAGAAGCGATTTCGAGACCTTAAGCAGTTCAAGTCCTCTGTTGATTCATCCCACCCAGCATGGTTCATTGATATGTCGAAGTCGGAGCATGACATTACCACTTTCCTCGGCATACAGGATGACCATTTGCCATTCCTGGAACGTGGTGTCGAAATTCTGCATCTCATCGACGCTCATCCCGCCAAAGGATTCCCACTGGTGTGGCATAACGAAAAGGGCGTACCGGACGATGGCGAACATCTGGATCTAGCAACCGTGGAAGACTGGAGCATGCTGATTACAGCATTTGCGGCCGAGTGGATGGAATTGGAGGGCTTCATGCCCCAACCCATCGGCGAAGCGCCGCCCGCAAAGAACGCCGACCGTTTGAACAAAAAAACTGAGCTGTAA
- a CDS encoding aminotransferase class I/II-fold pyridoxal phosphate-dependent enzyme (7-keto-8-aminopelargonate synthetase and related enzymes) — protein sequence MALPSAYRENLEAALDPSRQKGQVFKLTAPADELGCVDFGSNKTLSLGGSAATREEFLRELARNPNFAIGTGGSRLLGGTTRYIDELERDLAHFYNADEGLILPSGYEGNVAIHATLPQTGDAIIHDAKIHASTRDGMRSSKAHIIRPFAHNDPQSLYDVLEEVKLLEPAIADGLNTVFVTIESIYSMDGDVAPVAEIVNEAKRALPKGNLVMILDEAHSHGIVGPSGAGLACQLGLEHEIAVRLHTFGKAIGGGGGIILCDGLIKRYLVSHARNFMFTTAPAFTFFATIKAAVTVMSSEEGDWSKSKRWSSRSWNGRTKVNWMNIIRDIFILVGKWFMYRKYVSICLNLTFVS from the exons ATGGCCCTTCCGTCAGCATACCGCGAGAACCTTGAGGCGGCACTAGACCCTAGCCGCCAGAAAGGTCAGGTCTTCAAGCTTACAGCACCAGCTGACGAGCTTGGTTGTGTTGACTTCGGCTCAAATAAAACCCTTTCCCTTGGTGGGAGCGCAGCAACACGAGAGGAGTTTCTCAGAGAGCTTGCGCGAAATCCTAACTTTGCTATTGGGACCGGGGGCAGCCGTCTCCTAGGCGGAACCACTCGATATATTGACGAGCTCGAACGAGACTTGGCCCACTTTTATAATGCAGACGAGGGCTTGATTTTGCCTTCTGGATATGAGGGCAACGTTGCTATTCATGCGACGCTCCCGCAGACGGGAGATGCCATTATTCACGACGCAAAGATTCATGCCAGCACGCGCGATGGCATGCGTTCCTCAAAAGCACACATCATACGACCATTTGCGCACAACGACCCACAATCCTTGTACGACGTTCTCGAAGAAGTCAAGCTATTGGAGCCAGCAATTGCCGATGGGCTCAATACCGTCTTCGTGACCATTGAATCGATCTACAGCATGGACGGGGACGTGGCGCCCGTGGCTGAGATCGTCAACGAAGCGAAACGGGCCTTGCCGAAAGGTAATCTTGTTATGATCCTTGACGAGGCTCACTCCCATGGTATTGTCGGACCAAGTGGAGCTGGTCTAGCCTGTCAGCTGGGTCTGGAGCACGAGATTGCTGTCAGGTTGCACACCTTCGGCAAGGCTattggaggaggtggtg GCATTATTCTCTGTGACGGTCTGATTAAAAGGTATCTGGTCAGCCATGCGCGTAACTTCATGTTCACCACGGCTCCGGCCTTCACTTTTTTTGCCACCATCAAAGCTGCGGTCACTGTCATGAGCAGCGAGGAGGGTGACTGG AGCAAATCGAAGCGTTGGTCAAGTCGATCATGGAATGGGCGGACCA AGGTAAACTGGATGAACATTATCCGTGATATTTTCATCTTAGTCGGAAAATGGTTTATGTACAGAAAATATGTTTCCATTTGTCTCAATCTGACTTTCGTTTCATGA
- a CDS encoding YeeE/YedE family protein (predicted protein): protein MLCGISRLSPRSFIATAIFFTTALLTANLVSGGQNIPPCPHGVPCYTPMYPSTAELIFMIGTTTLTFITNWFVVPRIMGKSEKSRTLFSYLAGLQFGMGLFFTGMANPSKVLRFFAFPTDLFRFDPSLALVILFGIGPSLITFLTAKPGQKTDKLDGKPELPTLADSWRLPTATMADIDWRFVAGAAAFGVAWGLRGVCPGPAVLRAALQPAWGLVEMTGYMLGNLV, encoded by the coding sequence ATGCTCTGTGGTATATCCCGCTTGTCGCCGCGCTCCTTCATCGCAACCGCTATCTTCTTCACAACCGCTCTGCTCACGGCAAATCTGGTCTCGGGAGGCCAGAACATCCCTCCTTGTCCGCATGGAGTTCCCTGTTACACTCCCATGTATCCGTCAACAGCGGAGCTCATATTCATGATCGGGACTACCACTCTCACATTCATCACCAACTGGTTCGTGGTGCCGCGGATAATGGGTAAATCGGAGAAATCCAGAACGCTCTTCTCCTATCTAGCAGGGCTGCAATTCGGCATGggcctcttcttcaccggaATGGCAAACCCATCAAAGGTTTTGCGTTTCTTCGCTTTTCCAACCGACTTATTCCGTTTCGATCCTTCGCTCGCGCTTGTAATTCTCTTTGGAATCGGACCGTCGCTCATTACCTTTTTGACAGCGAAACCGGGACAGAAGACCGACAAACTGGATGGCAAGCCGGAACTGCCCACATTGGCAGACAGTTGGAGGCTCCCAACAGCCACTATGGCGGACATTGACTGGAGGTTTGTCGCCGGTGCAGCGGCCTTTGGGGTTGCCTGGGGGTTACGGGGAGTGTGTCCGGGTCCCGCGGTGCTTCGTGCAGCTCTGCAGCCGGCATGGGGCCTAGTCGAAATGACAGGGTACATGCTAGGCAACCTGGTATAA